The stretch of DNA ttacccaagattaaagataaggagagaatcttaaaagcagtaagagaaaaggagacagttacctacaaaggagtgcccataagactgtcagttgacttctcaaaagaaaccttacaggcaagaaggggctgaaaagaagtattccaagtctaAAAAACATGcccataaatataataaaatttcattattataaaCGTAGACATTCAAATCAGCAGGAAAAGGATGGCCTCTCAAAAAAAAACAGTGCCAACAGAGTTGGTCCTCCAGTTGGAAACTGTTAGATCCCCACCTCACACCATATGTAAACAGGAATTTCAAATGGCTTACAGAGttccacataaaaaataaaattatcaaaatattaaaagagataCAGGAAGATAGCTCTTGTTATGTGGAGACAGAGGGGACCATCTGAAGTCAGGCTCTCCAGAGCCATAAGGACAGAAAAGACTGATGTGACTCTGTAATAATTTTACAAGTCTTCATGGAAAAATTACCCATCCATTCCATGTATTTCTAAAAGACCAGTGGCTTCActgcagaaaatatttgtaaaattgacAAAGGCTTAATATTCAGAAAAGCTGAAGATCTTCCATCAGAAAAGATAAGCaacccaaattttaaaacaggcaaaGTGTATGAAGAGAGGATTCGCTTGAGAAAAGGTACATGTGTTTTTCAATATACACGCGAGAAAATACTTTTCCATTCaggaaaatgcacattaaaacagCAATGGTATAACTCTCTGCCATTGGATGGACGTGAGTTTTCAAGATCAATGACATCCACTTTTAGCAAAAGGGGAAACTCATTCTCCTGTATGATGGGTTGTGAAGGTAAAGTGGTTCCGTTCTGCGGACAGGTGAATTGATAGTATTCATCCAAAATGATTAAATGTGTGTTTCCTTTGTCCCCCACCACACCCTGTGCACTCGGGAGAGCGTTCGTGATGGCCGCTAGGCTGACAAGCCAGAAACAGCCTAGAAAGCGCGCTGGTTAAATGACCTCTGTCCTCTCGCACAGAACACGGGCAGTCGGATAAAATTACACACCACTCTAGGTACTGACACAGGTTTTCAAGGCATCTAACTTTCTTAAATGTAGGTTATTAATAATACATGTGTATAAATCATTTATCTAAAATCATAAAGATAGATTATTTAAGGATGCTTCCCATGATTACTTCTGGGAAGGGAACAGCATTGtggtggggtgggtgagggggaaATCTTTACCTGTATGTCTGACTGGAATGTATTCAGATattgcttataattttttttaaatgtagaggaaaaaaaacatagccATGAGCATGTAATACTTTTgttatcagtatttttaaatgccattaaaAAAGTCAAAGCTAATTGGAACACCATATGTGGGTCCTTCCTGCTATCCGCTTACAGCGAGTTTTCCAACTGCCTCCATACAGCATGCCCAcctcacagatggggaaactgaggccttgaGCCCTCCCCCTGCGCCCCAGCACTGGTGATATGGCAAAACCATCCGCCACCACTCTGGGGAACCACCTAGTAGAATTAATTTCAGGAGACCCTGCCCTCCCAGCCACCCCCAACAGCAGGGCCACCCAGAAAAGAGAACTGAACAAGCTTACATTTGCACAAATTTAATCCCTGCTGTTCTGGGCCCCAATGCCAGAGCCCTTCTAGGCCACACTTCCCTTCTCTTGGCCTCCCAAGACGTAGTCATCCACCACATCCCTCCCTTCTGGGATCAGGTCTCCCAGTGGTCACTCTGTCCCCACCTTGACTCTTGTTGAATATGGACATGTGGCCTTGGTCTGACCTTGATCTGGCCCCATTCGGCAgaggcagagcaggagggagaagggagaggagatcAGGGGCCCACttggggctgcagcagccagggcaggagcagaAGCCAGGTGGAGGTGCAGGGGCCTGAGACAGCCCCGCTGCTCATATGATGCTCAATCCATTTGCTGTATTTGGTGACGCGTGTGTACACCCCTGGGTTCTGTGCTTTGGCGCAGGCCTTTTCCCAAGACAACACCCCGGCCAGAATCCATCTGTCCTCGACTTCGCAAGCCAATGGGCCTCCAGAGTCCCCCTAGGCGAAGATAGAGGAGTGACAGAGGCTGTGGGCCCAGCTGGGACCCAGGGGACCTAGCATGCCCACCCTCTGCGTTCCACTTGGAAGATTATTTCACTCCTTCAGGATCTTGCTACCTGGGGTCCTCCTTCAGCTCTGTAGCTGGGGACCCCGTTGCAGAATATTAGGAAAATCAAAGTCACAGGGGAAGAGAGATGGGAGTAGAACACTGGCTGGTGGTCCCCTCCCCGGGGACCATCCCCCAACCTGGGTGTTGCTCCCAACAGAAGGAGAGCTCCTGGAACCTCCCCAACTCACATAGCACAAGTTTTCTCCATAATTGGTGGCACAGATCATGTCCCCCAAGACAAGGGGGACAACGCGGGGGATGACAGAATTCTTGCGGTAAATCTGGTCACACCTCTTGTTGTCCATGATAAACACCTCGGCCTCCTGCAGCTCTGGGGTCAGCGTGGAGTTGGCTGTGGAGGAGCCCAGTGGGGTGGGAACTAGCCCTTCACTCCACTCAGCCCCAGCCTTTTCCCAGTGTCCCTGTCACTTCTATCTTGGAGACTCAGCCAGGCCGTGTCCCTTCGCTCCTCCTTGCtctcctccctgggcccctcccgCTGCCATGAGAACCAGGTCTGaccagcccctcaccccccaagACTGTGTTTCAGGGTccctttgtctgggaagcttggGCTTCTGAACCAAGCAGGCGACGATCCAACTGCCATGGCCCCTCAGACTCGCTGGGATCCCGGCACACGTCGCTGCTGTCCAGGCTGAGCGCTGCATGGGCTGTGCACTGTGCCACCTGAATCAAACTTGCTGTCCCCACAGGCAGCTCAGGCAGACCCTCCGCCCAGAGCGCATCCCAGATCCCCCTCAGCTGCAGCTCAAGGTCACCAGGCAGTGTCCTTCCCTGTCAGCCCGTGCCCCCTCCACACTCAGGGATGAGCTCCCAACAGGCAGAGCCTGTGTTCCCAGAGCTGAGGGTTCAGCATGGGGCAGATGCTTGAAGTTCAAGTGAGCAAATGGGTGAGTGAGTGAATTTGTGGCTCCCTGGCTCTGAGCTTCTGTGAAGCAAACGATCCTGCCCCGCCCAGGCATGGCTAGGCCTGGATGAGGTGCCCACAGCCACGGACCATGGATCCCACATGAGGGGTGGTCCTAACCCATCCCAGAACCAGGGGCCCCAAGCTTCCTGAGAGGcactgtgggggcaggggcatcCCTCAGGCAAGGCCCCAGAGGAGCTGaccacacccaccccactcctgctCACCTGAGAAGCGCTGCTTAGCCTGGCTCCAGCCGGTCACCCAGCACTGCGTCCCAACCTTCAGGTTGTAGGTGGGCTCGGGGAGACAGATGGGCTGCACGTACTTGCTAAAGATGGCGGGAGCATGAAGTCGGAGAAGGGCAACATCGCCCATGGTGAAGGTCCGGCCCCAGTACTTGGGGTGCATGATGATGTCCCTCACAGGGATGGAGATAGCCTTCCTGGGGTCCAAGGGCTTCAGCTGGGAGGTGCCAAGAATCACCGAGTACTCTTTGGTGCTACAGGGGACACAGAGCCCCACCTGGTAGATGGCAGGGCCCCAAGCAGCACTACACCCCAACCTCTGCCAAGGACCCTCTCCCTTAGGTACAACCGCCTCCCTGTTCATCATTCAAGTTGATGCAAGATGGCCTGGTCTGTGTGTCGTGTATGTAGGTGTTGGTCTACATGTATGTTTTCATGTGTGAGGGGTTGGAGGTTCTATACTGAGTTTGTCTATTACCCTGTTTAGGACACAGTTTCTGTTGCTTAGAGCTCCGGGTCCAGCCCAGTGCCTAGCCCCCTGTGTCTCCCGAGCCTGCCTCCCCTGTTCTGAgcaccccttcccactccccactctcACATTGCCTTGCAGAGGAAACAAGGAAGCTGGGCCGGGCCTGTCACAGCCCTGGGTCCCAGGCCCTGGAGACGTGGGCCCCACTCACCCTTGGATGCAGTGGGCCGCAGTCACCACCCACTCGTGGCCAATGAGGGCCCCTCCACACACGTGCTGACTTTCCAGCCGGAGGCTCACTTCCCAGGGCCAATGGCGGGTCACATCCAAATCCTTCGACCACCAGGGTTTGCCACAGGCTTCAGGGACAAGTGTGCCAAGGAGACAGAGTGACCACACAGAGGAGAATGAGAGTGACTGAGACCACGGTGGCCCTGGGGCAGCCTGCACAGGGCTGTGAGCTGGGGCCTGTTCGAGTTTGGTGAgcaggagagaagggcaggggccTAGCCAAACGCACTGAGCTCAGCAGAAAATGACAGTGACACAGACAAAATGCATCAAGACAGAGACatcaaaggagggaagaaaaagagatgcCAAGACACACTAGGCGCAATCAGCAGAGAACCTCAAAACAGGCGAGATGCAGAGAAGCCACAGGACGAGAAATGCATTTTCCTGTGCCTGGCGCAAGCTCCTAGGCTATGCTGCTGAACAGCTCTGATGCTGCAGCATCTCTCCGGTGCCCACACTGCTCAGAGTGAAGACAAGCTCCAGACTGCTGATCCACCCAGACCCTTCAAGAAAGAACCCAGCCTGAGCACCCCCGCCGCCGCCCCCACGGCTTACACTCTCCCGGTGCACACAGTTCCAACAGTCAAGTTTCAGACTCCATGAACGGACATAGATGCACATATTGTAAATAAGATATTAACCAACAtcgtatttttataaaataatgcacCATGGTCCTGTAGAGATTGTCCCAGGAGTGCAAGGGTGGACCCACAAGCAGGGAGCTCTCGGAGGATTCTCTGCAGAAAGATCCTGTGCTTTTCGCAGCACTCACAGAGCAGGGCACTGGAAAAATTCAGCACATATttataaccacacacacacacacacacacacacactccctgacCTAGCAAACTAGGGATGGAAAGGAAGTCACTGACTTTATAGAAGTTATATGCCCCAGAGCTACCTCAGACATCATATGACCCTGAGGAACAGGCAGAAAGAACCTGCTATTCGCCAGATGCCGCAACAATGGGACTCCTTGGGCGGAGGGCACCAGGGGCCTCTGGGCGCTGCTCCTGCTTCACTCACCTGGCTGGTGACTGCACAGGTGTGTTCGCTGTGTGATTAATTCTTGAGCTGGACACTTATATCGCATGCactttttgtgtatatataataaatacttcGACAACTTGCTTTTGAAGTCAGTAATATTTCCCTATCCCAGCACAACCAACAGAAAACATATTCAAAATCAGGAAACATCTTCAATAGCAAAAATGTACAAAGTACCAAGGAATTAACTTATCCGACACTACATGAGATTTCTGTGGCAAAACGTTTATACCTCAAATAAAGGGCTCTGAAAACAACTGGCATAAATGCAGAGGCATCCATTGCTCTTAAACAGAACAACTAAATATTTCAGATGTAATTTTGAGACAAGCTGAGCCTCTCTGAAGTTGGATGGGAATGTTCTTCAGTTACTCTTTAAGCCTCTCCTAGGTAAGACTAGTTTTTCTTCAGGCCCTCCCCAAACCACTATATCTGCGCCTTCACCGGTCTGCGCCTGCGCACACGGGGAACCGGGCTGGGAACCGGAAgaacaaagaggcccactacgcGCCTGCGTGAAGAAACCTGGCGCTCTGTCAGCCCGACCCCAGCAGCAGTTGGAGCTGGATGTGCTAGTGGGGGCTCTCCGGGTGCACggagctccctccctccttcccttccccgtgTTTCCAGTAAACCTCCTTCCAAATGGTTTCATCTCTGCTCTTGATTTCTGTCTTGGGAGGAAGGGCAAGACCCCCTTCCCCAGTGACAATTTCTCCCCAAATTAATTCTATAAAGTCACTTTCCAAGTTAGAATTGTTAAGAAACTGTATGAGCTTACTCTTAAATTGAAATACAAAAGCAAGGTTTCCTAAACAGCTCAGACTTCGAAAAAATAGACCAAAGAAGGGACACTTGTCCTGGAAGCTATTGAGACACCCATCAGAGCCATCCTAGCAAAAACAGCCTGACACTGACTGGGACAGACTAATGGGCCAAAGGAAGCGAAGAGCGAACGTAAGAGGTCGTTCCGCGGACTACAGGGACTTATTGTAGAGATAGGAGCTGCCACCATGGGCGGGTGGAGGACGGCTCCCCGAGGATATGGTGCTGGGAAACCAGCTCGCtccagaagaaacaagaaaatcaaaactgGATTCCTCTGTACTAGCACCGGAAGCCCTAATCACAAACGGTCAAACTGTAGAGCTCCCAGCAGCCCGCGCCACGTGGGGTGGGAAAGGACTCCTAAAACAAAACCTCACAACACACACCGTAAAGCATTCAACTGAGGATGACATAGAATGAAGGTTTTCTGACCCCACGAACAAAGTTAGCAGACAGGTGACAGGTGAGAAGGCAATATTGGCAACATCTAAAATCAACACGAGACTCTCATTAGGAATATACAAGAAAATCGACGAGGAGAAAGAACAGACAATCTGAAAAACACAAGGACCAGTACTGTATTACAGGAAGAAACTCAGTAGGCCAACAGCAGCACGTTCAGACGTGCTCAAACTCATCAGCAATGAGAAACATGTCGCT from Desmodus rotundus isolate HL8 chromosome 8, HLdesRot8A.1, whole genome shotgun sequence encodes:
- the LOC112309758 gene encoding putative serine protease 45: MAPSLFSLSAGPTGLTHSLLLLLLLLPRLLLNLGYEDDTKPACGKPWWSKDLDVTRHWPWEVSLRLESQHVCGGALIGHEWVVTAAHCIQGTKEYSVILGTSQLKPLDPRKAISIPVRDIIMHPKYWGRTFTMGDVALLRLHAPAIFSKYVQPICLPEPTYNLKVGTQCWVTGWSQAKQRFSANSTLTPELQEAEVFIMDNKRCDQIYRKNSVIPRVVPLVLGDMICATNYGENLCYGDSGGPLACEVEDRWILAGVLSWEKACAKAQNPGVYTRVTKYSKWIEHHMSSGAVSGPCTSTWLLLLPWLLQPQVGP